In Microbacterium enclense, one genomic interval encodes:
- a CDS encoding permease translates to MATSSRTATTSPPPTGASRTLVALGLGVVVVTALFLVDAFAPTFFSQPLPTRAQDGLTLALSVLIESLPFVVLGVVLSIIVQVWVPPGAIERWMPRAPWARRAVLSLLGMFIPVCECGNVPFARGLLMRGFGVSDTLTFLVAAPIVNPIVIISTHAAFGFSDGILVARLIGGYLVANLIGWLYSRHPDPDKLLTERFLETCEIVVQERGDRGRRSLAQFVVELRSVMPALIIGSLLAGAVQVLIPRSALLAIGSDPALSIAAMMALAIVVSLCSNVDAFFALSFASTFTPGSIVAFLVVGPIIDLKMMALLRTTFSTRVLVGMTVVVVLFAFSLGTVVNLLV, encoded by the coding sequence GTGGCGACGAGTAGTCGCACCGCGACGACGTCGCCCCCGCCCACCGGTGCCTCCCGCACCCTCGTCGCGCTCGGTCTGGGTGTCGTCGTGGTCACGGCGCTCTTCCTCGTCGACGCTTTCGCCCCCACCTTCTTCTCGCAGCCGCTTCCCACCCGCGCGCAGGACGGGCTCACCCTCGCCCTCAGCGTGCTCATCGAGTCGCTGCCGTTCGTCGTCCTGGGCGTCGTGCTGTCGATCATCGTGCAGGTGTGGGTGCCGCCGGGGGCGATCGAGAGATGGATGCCACGCGCACCGTGGGCGCGACGAGCGGTGCTGTCGTTGCTCGGCATGTTCATCCCCGTCTGTGAGTGCGGCAACGTGCCGTTCGCGCGCGGCCTGCTCATGCGCGGCTTCGGCGTCTCCGACACCCTGACGTTCCTCGTCGCCGCGCCCATCGTGAACCCCATCGTCATCATCAGCACGCACGCGGCGTTCGGTTTCAGCGACGGCATCCTGGTCGCTCGCCTCATCGGCGGCTACCTCGTCGCGAACCTGATCGGCTGGCTGTACAGCCGGCATCCCGATCCCGACAAGCTGCTCACCGAGCGGTTCCTCGAGACGTGCGAGATCGTCGTGCAGGAGCGGGGCGACCGGGGTCGCCGCTCGCTCGCGCAGTTCGTGGTCGAGCTGCGTTCGGTCATGCCGGCCCTCATCATCGGCTCGCTCCTCGCGGGCGCCGTGCAGGTGTTGATCCCCCGGAGTGCGCTGCTGGCGATCGGGTCCGATCCGGCGCTGTCCATCGCGGCGATGATGGCGCTGGCGATCGTGGTGTCGCTGTGCTCGAACGTCGACGCGTTCTTCGCGCTCTCTTTCGCCTCGACCTTCACGCCGGGCTCGATCGTCGCCTTCCTGGTGGTGGGGCCGATCATCGACCTCAAGATGATGGCGCTGCTTCGCACCACCTTCTCCACCCGCGTGCTGGTGGGGATGACGGTGGTGGTCGTGCTGTTCGCCTTCTCTCTCGGAACGGTGGTGAACCTCCTTGTCTAG
- a CDS encoding DUF1980 domain-containing protein: protein MSRTGALATRWLGVGLTACLSITTITLWITGRMSLYINPDSAWFAVGMSFVALVGAIASFALPLGAEADHGHDHEHGHAAASASARREAFAHADHEHSDPADDHDHAAHDHLAARPRLTPGGIAAFTGGVLASTAVVAVLLTPAASLSTELAVSRDVGAAPLFAGSDVITLAASGDTSQFGVGDWSAVFAHSTNPETFDGKPVTLTGFITPGGDGASFDLTRLVITHCVIDAQTAKLPISATGDAPSSGQWVTVTGTVRSSGDGKLEVHADQVAAIDEPADPYEY from the coding sequence TTGTCTAGAACCGGTGCCCTCGCCACGCGCTGGCTGGGAGTGGGTCTCACGGCCTGCCTGTCGATCACGACGATCACCCTGTGGATCACGGGGCGGATGTCGCTGTACATCAACCCCGATTCAGCCTGGTTCGCCGTCGGGATGTCGTTCGTCGCGCTGGTCGGTGCGATCGCGTCGTTCGCCTTGCCCTTGGGGGCGGAGGCCGATCACGGCCATGACCACGAGCACGGGCACGCGGCCGCCTCCGCCTCGGCTCGGCGGGAAGCCTTCGCGCACGCCGACCATGAGCATTCCGATCCCGCCGACGACCATGACCACGCCGCGCACGACCACCTCGCGGCGCGTCCGCGACTGACCCCGGGCGGCATCGCCGCGTTCACGGGAGGAGTGCTGGCCTCGACCGCGGTGGTGGCCGTGCTGCTCACCCCGGCCGCCTCGCTGTCGACCGAGCTCGCGGTCTCGCGCGACGTGGGGGCCGCGCCCCTGTTCGCGGGTTCCGATGTGATCACCCTCGCCGCCTCGGGCGACACCTCGCAGTTCGGTGTCGGCGACTGGTCGGCGGTCTTCGCCCACTCGACGAACCCCGAGACCTTCGACGGCAAGCCCGTCACCCTCACCGGGTTCATCACCCCGGGGGGCGACGGTGCGAGCTTCGACCTCACGCGTCTCGTGATCACCCACTGCGTCATCGACGCGCAGACGGCGAAGCTCCCGATCTCCGCGACCGGTGACGCACCGTCGAGCGGGCAGTGGGTCACCGTCACGGGAACCGTGCGCTCCAGCGGCGACGGCAAGCTCGAGGTCCACGCCGACCAGGTGGCCGCCATCGACGAGCCGGCGGACCCGTATGAGTACTGA
- a CDS encoding DNA-3-methyladenine glycosylase → MMRPATRSDLQALPVQVAPLLLGAVLETEVAGERVAVRLTEVEAYHGRGTGDRPDPGSHARMGPTPRNATMWGEPGHLYVYLSHGIHSCVNVVCGPDGVAGGVLLRGGEIVEGADIAERRRLERRGAVRSSRDLARGPGRLGDAVGLRHPQHDGIDAVTAQERAGARARLLLPGERVSGIVTGPRVGVAGIAGTDAFPWRFWIEGDATVSAFRWGRGAAEAAMNALPGG, encoded by the coding sequence ATGATGCGACCCGCGACGCGGAGCGACCTGCAGGCGCTGCCGGTGCAGGTCGCTCCGCTCCTGCTCGGCGCGGTGCTCGAGACCGAGGTGGCGGGGGAGCGTGTCGCCGTGCGCCTGACGGAGGTCGAGGCGTATCACGGGCGCGGCACCGGCGATCGTCCCGATCCCGGCTCGCACGCACGCATGGGGCCGACCCCGCGCAACGCGACCATGTGGGGCGAGCCCGGTCACCTGTACGTGTACCTGAGCCACGGCATCCATTCGTGCGTGAACGTCGTGTGCGGCCCCGACGGCGTCGCCGGCGGTGTGCTGCTGCGCGGGGGCGAGATCGTCGAGGGCGCCGACATCGCCGAGCGACGCCGCCTCGAGCGGCGCGGCGCAGTGCGTTCGTCCCGCGACCTCGCGCGCGGGCCGGGTCGTCTGGGCGATGCGGTGGGTCTCCGGCATCCGCAGCATGACGGGATCGACGCGGTGACGGCGCAGGAGCGCGCCGGTGCGCGGGCCCGGCTCCTGCTGCCGGGTGAACGGGTGTCGGGGATCGTGACGGGGCCGCGCGTGGGCGTCGCCGGGATCGCGGGGACCGACGCGTTCCCTTGGCGCTTCTGGATCGAGGGGGATGCCACGGTCTCGGCGTTCCGGTGGGGCCGCGGGGCCGCGGAAGCGGCGATGAACGCCCTGCCAGGTGGCTGA
- the rpmB gene encoding 50S ribosomal protein L28, with the protein MAAVCQVTGAVPGFGHNISHSHRRTKRRFDPNVQKKTYFVPSLGRNIKLNVSAKGIKVIDARGIESVVRDLQAKGVKL; encoded by the coding sequence ATGGCAGCAGTGTGCCAGGTGACTGGAGCGGTTCCCGGCTTCGGTCACAACATCTCGCACTCGCACCGCCGGACGAAGCGCCGCTTCGACCCGAACGTGCAGAAGAAGACCTACTTCGTTCCGTCGCTGGGTCGCAACATCAAGCTCAACGTCTCGGCGAAGGGCATCAAGGTCATCGACGCGCGCGGCATCGAGTCCGTCGTTCGTGACCTGCAGGCGAAGGGCGTGAAGCTGTAA
- the rpmG gene encoding 50S ribosomal protein L33 — MAKKAQDVRPIIKLRSTAGTGYTYVTRKNRRNNPDRIVLKKYDPVVRKHVDFREER, encoded by the coding sequence ATGGCGAAGAAGGCTCAGGACGTCCGTCCGATCATCAAGCTGCGGTCGACCGCCGGCACGGGGTACACCTACGTGACGCGCAAGAACCGCCGCAACAACCCCGACCGCATCGTGCTGAAGAAGTACGACCCCGTGGTCCGCAAGCACGTCGACTTCCGAGAGGAGCGCTAA
- the rpsN gene encoding 30S ribosomal protein S14 — protein MAKKSKIARNEQRKVVVERYAAKRAELKKTLVDPTATDEAREAARVGLQKLPRNASPARVRSRDVIDGRPRGVLTKFGVSRVRFRDMAHRGELPGVTKSSW, from the coding sequence ATGGCTAAGAAGAGCAAGATCGCGCGCAACGAGCAGCGCAAGGTCGTCGTCGAGCGCTACGCCGCGAAGCGCGCCGAGCTGAAGAAGACCCTGGTCGACCCGACCGCCACCGACGAGGCCCGCGAGGCCGCGCGCGTGGGTCTGCAGAAGCTCCCCCGCAACGCGTCGCCCGCGCGCGTGCGCAGCCGCGACGTCATCGACGGCCGCCCCCGTGGCGTCCTCACGAAGTTCGGCGTCTCGCGCGTCCGTTTCCGTGACATGGCCCACCGTGGCGAGCTGCCCGGTGTGACCAAGTCGAGCTGGTAA
- a CDS encoding helix-turn-helix transcriptional regulator, with translation MTTAARMAPGHGIPEERHLALLAEAQAPPVPRVWTDAPALTLAAVLVARARRDALSDGFSLIDRYFIDARLTRMANLSSSARSLLLAAAGEYCCAIGWPQIGARYGAEALLFADTDATRYRAVSVLALGHALNGEYESSETDMAEAKELVAVNGWPIEEHDCLLPLAESLIASARMDPVRLAGAAQALRAIRPDDAYWDYSARAIDVMRGLLERDYSRALAESWQLSYGSRRHRSQRMIRDFLTCIRSDILVARGEYTEALASLASAQTPPGHGICFHMQRSGPLLLLGRERELLTETDGCVADETDHCLRTLTPTLLLRAIAFARVGSSRRAEQSMETALLLISQTGGSITPFIMLPLDETIALFDTVVASCPELAPLVSGIREFLPSVAAPARPPAEVPGFTPAERELAMLLSSERNLADIARERGVSLNTVKSQVRSIYAKLGVRGRSEAVVELLRRLF, from the coding sequence GTGACCACAGCCGCTCGGATGGCCCCGGGACATGGCATCCCGGAAGAGCGCCACCTCGCCCTTCTCGCCGAGGCCCAGGCGCCCCCTGTCCCCCGCGTGTGGACCGACGCTCCCGCCCTCACCCTGGCGGCGGTGCTGGTGGCCCGCGCGCGCCGCGATGCCCTGTCCGACGGCTTCTCCCTCATCGACCGGTACTTCATCGACGCGCGGCTCACGCGCATGGCGAATCTGTCATCGAGCGCCCGATCTCTCCTACTCGCGGCCGCGGGAGAGTACTGCTGCGCCATCGGCTGGCCCCAGATCGGCGCACGATACGGCGCCGAGGCACTCCTGTTCGCCGATACCGACGCCACCCGGTATCGCGCTGTCTCGGTGCTCGCCCTGGGGCACGCGTTGAACGGCGAGTACGAGAGCAGCGAGACCGACATGGCCGAGGCCAAAGAGCTCGTCGCCGTGAACGGCTGGCCGATCGAAGAGCACGACTGCCTCCTGCCGCTCGCCGAGTCGCTGATCGCGTCGGCCCGCATGGATCCGGTGCGTCTCGCGGGAGCAGCACAAGCCCTGCGCGCCATCCGCCCCGACGACGCCTACTGGGATTACTCCGCGCGGGCGATCGATGTCATGCGCGGACTTCTCGAGCGCGACTATTCGCGTGCCCTCGCCGAGAGCTGGCAGCTCTCCTACGGGTCGCGACGCCACCGCAGTCAGCGGATGATCCGCGACTTCCTCACATGCATCCGCTCCGACATCCTGGTCGCCCGGGGCGAATACACCGAGGCGCTGGCCTCGCTGGCTTCGGCTCAGACTCCACCCGGGCACGGCATCTGCTTCCACATGCAGAGGTCCGGCCCGCTGCTCCTGCTCGGACGCGAACGCGAACTCCTCACCGAGACCGACGGGTGCGTCGCCGACGAGACCGACCACTGCCTCCGCACCCTCACGCCCACGCTGCTGCTGCGCGCGATCGCGTTCGCGCGGGTGGGGAGCTCCCGCCGAGCCGAGCAGAGCATGGAGACCGCTCTTCTGCTGATCTCGCAGACGGGCGGATCGATCACGCCCTTCATCATGCTGCCACTGGACGAGACCATCGCCCTGTTCGACACGGTCGTGGCGTCCTGCCCGGAGCTTGCCCCGCTGGTCAGCGGCATCCGGGAGTTCCTGCCCTCCGTCGCCGCTCCCGCCCGCCCGCCGGCGGAGGTACCCGGGTTCACCCCCGCGGAGCGAGAACTGGCGATGCTTCTGTCGTCGGAGCGGAACCTGGCCGACATCGCCCGCGAGCGGGGCGTGTCGCTCAACACCGTCAAGAGCCAGGTGCGCTCCATCTACGCCAAGCTCGGCGTGCGCGGGCGGTCGGAGGCCGTGGTCGAACTGCTCCGTCGGCTTTTCTGA
- a CDS encoding HU family DNA-binding protein, which produces MADKSITKTELVASIASATGQSQSAVSGVLDSLFSTVSEAVAKGSKVSIPGWIAFEQVATSARTGRNPQTGEEISIPAGKRVKVTAGSKLKAAVK; this is translated from the coding sequence ATGGCCGACAAGTCCATCACCAAGACCGAGCTCGTCGCGAGCATCGCCAGCGCGACCGGGCAGAGCCAGTCCGCCGTGTCGGGCGTGCTCGACTCCCTCTTCTCCACCGTCTCCGAGGCGGTCGCCAAGGGCAGCAAGGTGTCGATCCCCGGCTGGATCGCCTTCGAGCAGGTCGCGACGTCGGCTCGCACGGGCCGCAACCCGCAGACGGGCGAGGAGATCTCGATCCCGGCCGGCAAGCGCGTCAAGGTCACCGCGGGCTCGAAGCTGAAGGCCGCCGTCAAGTAA
- a CDS encoding cytochrome c oxidase assembly protein — protein MNARALRVAGPVILIAVSLIAVVVGLAYGGGAAEALLADPGPVVRWGLPISTLVVNLSAATMVGSLVLALFALKAGERPFELALDTASIGAAIFTVASATTGYLTFLNIINAKPTLDPLFGQQLGRFLVESEIGPAWLMTTIAGAVLTVLTFAVRSWVPTLLVAILALAALVPMGTQGHAGDEASHTAAVTSLVLHIIAAAVWLGGLVLLVVVRPAMSRTQLQTTLLRYSSIALAAFLVVAVTGTVRASIGLLGFENLLSPYGILVLVKVVALVAMGVLGAWYRRRLISRMAEESGSRRFWMVIALELVFMGVASGTAAALARTPPPIAPRLIGQSPAEVLTGTPLPPELTVERWFTSWDIDLLWAVVVAFGLFFYLAGVWRLHRRGDAWPIYRTVLWCAGLLAVFWVTSGPINVYQDYLFSMHMVGHMLLSMAIPLLLVSGAPVSLAARAIRKRDDGTRGGREWILWAVHNPVAKVLTNPYVAAGLFIGSLWAFYYTDLFRWSLYDHIGHIWMVAHFLITGYLFVLSLIGIDPVPYRLPYPMRLLVLIAVMAMHAFFGIAIMMNSGLMVAEWFGAMGRTWGATPLEDQYVGGGVAWSVGEIPTLILAITVAIQWSRSDERQQRRRDRHVDRVGDLELDAYNDELARLAARDARAAERDAARRA, from the coding sequence GTGAACGCCCGTGCCCTCCGCGTCGCGGGACCCGTCATCCTGATCGCGGTCTCGCTGATCGCCGTCGTCGTGGGCTTGGCCTACGGGGGTGGTGCGGCAGAGGCACTGCTGGCCGACCCGGGACCCGTGGTGCGATGGGGCCTTCCCATCTCGACGCTCGTCGTCAACCTCTCCGCCGCCACGATGGTCGGCTCCCTCGTGCTCGCGCTGTTCGCGCTGAAGGCGGGAGAGAGGCCCTTCGAGCTCGCCCTGGACACCGCGTCGATCGGTGCGGCGATCTTCACGGTGGCCTCGGCGACGACCGGCTACCTGACCTTCCTCAACATCATCAACGCGAAGCCGACCCTCGATCCGCTCTTCGGACAGCAGCTCGGGCGCTTTCTCGTCGAGAGCGAGATCGGCCCCGCGTGGCTGATGACCACGATCGCCGGCGCCGTGCTCACGGTGCTCACCTTCGCCGTGCGGTCGTGGGTGCCCACGCTGCTGGTCGCGATCCTCGCGCTCGCCGCCCTCGTTCCCATGGGCACGCAGGGCCACGCCGGCGACGAAGCGAGTCACACCGCCGCCGTGACCTCGCTCGTGCTGCACATCATCGCCGCGGCGGTGTGGCTCGGTGGCCTCGTCCTGCTGGTCGTCGTGCGCCCCGCCATGTCGCGGACCCAGCTGCAGACGACTCTCCTCAGGTACTCGTCCATCGCCCTCGCGGCCTTCCTCGTGGTCGCGGTCACGGGCACGGTCCGCGCGTCGATCGGCCTGCTCGGCTTCGAGAACCTCCTCTCGCCGTACGGCATCCTCGTGCTCGTCAAGGTCGTCGCCCTCGTCGCGATGGGGGTGCTCGGAGCCTGGTACCGCCGCCGCCTGATCTCGCGCATGGCCGAGGAGTCGGGCTCGCGGCGCTTCTGGATGGTCATCGCCCTCGAACTGGTCTTCATGGGCGTCGCCAGCGGCACGGCCGCAGCCCTCGCCCGCACCCCTCCGCCCATCGCCCCGCGCCTGATCGGCCAGTCGCCCGCCGAGGTGCTGACCGGCACGCCCCTCCCGCCCGAGCTCACCGTCGAGCGCTGGTTCACGAGCTGGGACATCGATCTGCTCTGGGCCGTCGTCGTCGCGTTCGGACTCTTCTTCTATCTCGCCGGCGTGTGGCGGCTGCACCGTCGCGGTGACGCGTGGCCGATCTACCGCACCGTGCTGTGGTGCGCGGGTCTGCTGGCGGTGTTCTGGGTCACCTCGGGGCCGATCAACGTCTACCAGGACTACCTCTTCAGCATGCACATGGTCGGGCACATGCTGCTGTCGATGGCGATCCCGCTTCTGCTGGTCTCGGGCGCACCCGTCAGCCTCGCCGCGCGTGCGATCCGCAAGCGCGACGACGGCACGCGCGGCGGTCGCGAGTGGATCCTCTGGGCCGTTCACAATCCGGTCGCGAAGGTCCTCACCAACCCCTACGTCGCCGCGGGGCTGTTCATCGGATCCCTCTGGGCGTTCTACTACACCGATCTGTTCCGGTGGTCGCTGTACGACCACATCGGGCACATCTGGATGGTGGCTCACTTCCTCATCACCGGCTATCTGTTCGTGCTCAGCCTCATCGGCATCGATCCCGTGCCGTACCGCCTCCCCTACCCCATGCGCCTGCTCGTCCTGATCGCCGTCATGGCCATGCACGCGTTCTTCGGTATCGCGATCATGATGAACTCCGGCCTCATGGTGGCGGAGTGGTTCGGCGCGATGGGCCGCACGTGGGGGGCGACCCCGCTCGAGGACCAGTACGTCGGTGGCGGTGTCGCCTGGTCGGTCGGTGAGATCCCGACCCTCATTCTCGCGATCACCGTGGCGATCCAGTGGAGTCGCAGCGACGAGCGTCAGCAGCGCCGCCGCGATCGTCACGTGGACCGCGTGGGAGATCTCGAGCTCGACGCGTACAACGACGAGCTCGCGAGACTGGCCGCGCGCGATGCGCGAGCAGCCGAACGCGACGCGGCCCGACGCGCATAG
- a CDS encoding NAD(P)/FAD-dependent oxidoreductase, producing the protein MKSHDGSERKRKEFIVYDAIIIGGGPAGLQAALTLGRMHRRTLLLDSGAYRNGTVPHAHNLLTNDGRDPAELRRVARDEIAAYETVEIRDAAAATVSRSDDALEVTVGGAQLRATAVILATGLADDLPPVPGLAAHWGDRVANCPFCHGHEFAGQRVAVLNAGPHAVMLSAMLEPVASEVVVIDPARVREVGISPAGLRLHLDDGRAEDVAGAFVAPVSRQRAPFADHLGLERQESGAVRVDPFGRTSVDGVYAVGDMAQPDHFAGPMASLANAIAAGQLAAVAVVQADVQARTAASGG; encoded by the coding sequence ATGAAGTCACACGATGGATCCGAACGCAAGCGAAAGGAGTTCATCGTGTACGACGCGATCATCATCGGAGGCGGCCCGGCGGGCCTGCAGGCCGCCCTCACCCTCGGGCGCATGCACCGGCGCACCCTCCTCCTCGACTCGGGCGCATACCGCAACGGCACCGTGCCGCACGCCCACAACCTGCTCACCAACGACGGGCGCGACCCCGCCGAGCTCCGACGCGTCGCGCGCGACGAGATCGCCGCGTACGAGACGGTCGAGATCCGGGATGCCGCGGCCGCCACCGTGTCGCGCAGCGACGACGCCCTGGAGGTCACGGTCGGCGGAGCACAGCTGCGCGCCACCGCCGTGATCCTCGCGACCGGGCTCGCCGACGACCTGCCACCGGTCCCCGGACTCGCCGCGCATTGGGGTGACCGCGTGGCCAACTGCCCGTTCTGCCACGGACACGAGTTCGCCGGACAGCGCGTCGCGGTGCTGAACGCCGGCCCCCACGCGGTGATGCTGTCCGCCATGCTCGAGCCCGTGGCATCCGAGGTCGTGGTGATCGATCCGGCACGGGTACGCGAGGTCGGCATCTCCCCGGCCGGGCTGCGGCTGCACCTCGACGACGGTCGTGCGGAAGACGTCGCGGGGGCGTTCGTCGCACCTGTCTCACGACAGCGTGCCCCCTTCGCCGACCACCTCGGACTCGAGCGGCAGGAGTCGGGCGCCGTCCGCGTCGATCCCTTCGGCCGCACCAGCGTCGACGGCGTCTACGCTGTGGGCGACATGGCTCAGCCCGATCACTTCGCGGGGCCGATGGCCTCGCTCGCGAACGCGATCGCCGCGGGCCAGCTCGCCGCGGTCGCCGTCGTGCAGGCCGACGTGCAGGCGCGGACGGCCGCGTCGGGCGGCTGA
- a CDS encoding MerR family transcriptional regulator, whose translation MKSIGEAAAQFGLDTHVLRYWEDEGLLHPDRDTAGRRRYSDDDSVRIAVVLRNKAAGLSLDQIRVLLDEGAPDRHRVLEEHIAELDRRAADIAEARAMTEHALRCRSHDITQCRRFRSHVADVLSGEARWLLIHTEPPRTGVAN comes from the coding sequence ATGAAGTCAATCGGTGAGGCGGCCGCCCAGTTCGGGCTCGACACGCACGTGCTGCGGTACTGGGAGGACGAGGGGTTGCTGCATCCGGATCGGGACACCGCCGGTCGGCGGCGCTACTCGGACGACGACAGCGTGCGCATCGCCGTGGTGCTGCGCAACAAGGCGGCGGGCCTGTCGCTCGATCAGATCCGCGTGCTGCTCGACGAGGGGGCGCCCGACCGGCACCGCGTCCTCGAGGAGCACATCGCCGAACTCGACCGCCGCGCGGCCGACATCGCCGAGGCGCGGGCGATGACCGAGCACGCGCTGCGGTGCCGCTCGCACGACATCACGCAGTGCCGACGGTTCCGCAGCCACGTCGCCGACGTGCTCTCGGGCGAGGCGCGGTGGCTGCTCATCCACACCGAGCCGCCCCGGACGGGCGTCGCGAACTAG
- a CDS encoding DEAD/DEAH box helicase: MTTPPLSAEQQALFRLIEDTREHVFVTGRAGTGKSTLLQHLAWNTKKQIAVCAPTGVAALNVEGQTIHSLFRLPIGLIANGDIDQNDATRKILNAIDTLVIDEISMVNADLMDAIDRSLRQARGRRAEPFGGTQVVMFGDPYQLAPVPPRGDEARYISDHYRSFWFFDAKVWSGEAASDGLIDIGRHGAHLHVNELVEIHRQSDPGFKTLLNAVRYGRVTAEMAGILNSAGARTPPHPADGEHPVITLATRNDRVNTINRKHLDELVGRTQTANAEISGDFGRGEANYPAEMELTLKVGAQVMFLRNDGAQFGEAPRWVNGTIGTVTRIAGDSVRVEVDGTEHDVEPAVWERYRYAYDPGTKNLSREIVAEFTQFPLRLAWAVTIHKSQGKTYDRAVVDLGAGAFAPGQTYVALSRLTSLEGLYLSRPLRPSDIRVDEDVRRFMKQAWLGRQAEASAAQAT, translated from the coding sequence ATGACCACCCCGCCTCTTTCCGCCGAGCAGCAGGCGCTGTTCCGGTTGATCGAAGACACCCGGGAGCACGTCTTCGTCACGGGGCGCGCCGGGACGGGGAAGTCGACGCTGCTGCAGCACCTCGCGTGGAACACCAAGAAGCAGATCGCGGTGTGCGCGCCGACCGGTGTGGCCGCGCTCAACGTCGAGGGACAGACGATCCACTCGCTGTTCCGTCTGCCGATCGGTCTCATCGCGAACGGCGACATCGATCAGAACGACGCGACGCGCAAGATCCTGAACGCCATCGACACCCTCGTGATCGACGAGATCTCGATGGTCAACGCCGACCTCATGGATGCCATCGACCGCTCGCTCCGCCAGGCGCGGGGCCGGCGGGCCGAGCCGTTCGGCGGCACTCAGGTCGTGATGTTCGGCGACCCCTACCAGCTCGCCCCCGTGCCACCCCGAGGAGACGAGGCTCGCTACATCAGCGACCACTACCGGTCGTTCTGGTTCTTCGACGCGAAGGTGTGGTCGGGCGAGGCGGCGAGCGACGGGCTCATCGACATCGGCCGCCACGGTGCTCACCTGCACGTCAACGAGCTGGTGGAGATCCATCGGCAATCCGACCCGGGGTTCAAGACCCTGCTCAACGCGGTGCGGTACGGGCGCGTCACGGCCGAGATGGCCGGCATCCTGAACTCCGCGGGAGCCCGCACGCCGCCGCACCCGGCCGACGGAGAGCACCCGGTCATCACGCTCGCGACCCGCAACGACCGCGTGAACACCATCAACCGCAAGCACCTCGACGAGCTCGTCGGGCGCACGCAGACGGCCAACGCCGAGATCTCGGGCGACTTCGGCCGCGGCGAAGCGAACTACCCCGCCGAGATGGAGTTGACCCTCAAGGTGGGCGCGCAGGTGATGTTCCTCCGCAACGACGGGGCGCAGTTCGGCGAGGCACCGCGCTGGGTCAACGGCACGATCGGCACCGTCACGCGCATCGCGGGCGACAGCGTGCGCGTGGAAGTCGACGGCACCGAGCACGACGTCGAACCGGCCGTGTGGGAGAGGTACCGCTACGCCTACGACCCAGGCACGAAGAACCTGTCCCGCGAGATCGTCGCGGAGTTCACCCAGTTCCCCCTGCGCCTCGCGTGGGCCGTGACGATCCACAAGTCGCAAGGCAAGACGTACGACCGCGCCGTGGTCGACCTCGGCGCCGGGGCGTTCGCCCCCGGGCAGACGTACGTGGCGCTCAGCCGCCTGACCTCGCTCGAGGGCCTCTATCTCTCTCGCCCGCTGCGCCCCAGCGACATCCGCGTCGACGAAGACGTGCGCCGCTTCATGAAGCAGGCGTGGCTCGGTCGGCAGGCCGAGGCGAGCGCCGCTCAGGCGACCTGA
- a CDS encoding biliverdin-producing heme oxygenase: MNAVVPFSAALRERSSSAHSTAECAGFMADLLGGAGTRDDYIALVVQHWFIYEALEAATERMRHDPVASVFINDKLTRLPALEADLAFLLGDDWREQIAPLPTTQAYVSRIRRVAATWPGGFVAHHYTRYLGDLSGGIFIGRLMQRRFGFDTNGIGFFLFGDIADPKAFKNVYREQLDAAPWDDDEKARVIDEVLVAYRFNTELFEDLARAKASQVA, encoded by the coding sequence ATGAACGCCGTCGTCCCGTTCTCCGCCGCCCTGCGTGAGCGCTCCAGCAGCGCCCACTCCACCGCCGAGTGCGCCGGATTCATGGCGGATCTGCTCGGCGGTGCGGGCACGCGCGACGACTACATCGCCCTGGTCGTCCAGCACTGGTTCATCTACGAAGCCCTCGAAGCGGCGACGGAGCGCATGCGGCACGATCCGGTGGCATCCGTGTTCATCAACGACAAGCTCACGCGCCTGCCCGCGCTCGAGGCCGACCTCGCGTTCCTCCTCGGCGACGACTGGCGCGAGCAGATCGCTCCGCTGCCCACGACCCAGGCGTACGTGTCACGTATCCGCCGGGTCGCTGCGACCTGGCCCGGCGGGTTCGTCGCCCACCACTACACGCGATACCTCGGCGACCTCTCAGGCGGCATCTTCATCGGCCGGCTGATGCAGCGCCGCTTCGGGTTCGACACCAATGGCATCGGATTCTTCCTCTTCGGCGACATCGCCGACCCGAAGGCGTTCAAGAACGTCTACCGCGAGCAGCTGGACGCGGCCCCGTGGGACGACGACGAGAAGGCGCGCGTCATCGACGAGGTGCTCGTCGCGTACCGGTTCAACACCGAGCTGTTCGAGGATCTCGCGCGGGCGAAGGCGTCTCAGGTCGCCTGA